Proteins from a genomic interval of Yarrowia lipolytica chromosome 1E, complete sequence:
- a CDS encoding uncharacterized protein (Compare to YALI0E09493g, similar to uniprot|P07259 Saccharomyces cerevisiae YJL130c URA2 multifunctional pyrimidine biosynthesis protein): MTPSLPIFPPLNPEDKLMTLELQDGTAVQGYSFGADKPVAGELVFQTGMVGYPESITDPSYQGQILIVTFPLVGNYGVPSREAVDEVVKGLPKHFESNKIHVAGLVVASYTEEYSHFLAESSLGAWLKEQDIPAIYGVDTRRMTKHIREEGSMLGRLCIDNAVPEWVDPNKLNLVAEVSIKEPKLYTPPADRAIHVNGKPVRILAVDVGMKYNQIRCFVNRGVELLVVPYNYDFLNEEYDGLFLSNGPGDPSVLKETAARIAKAVEAKKTPIFGICLGHQLLSRSTGATTLKMKFGNRGHNIPCTNLLSGRCYITSQNHGYAVDAKSLTGGWEELFVNSNDGSNEGIYHKDLPFFSVQFHPESTPGPRDTEFLFDVFIKAVVEHKTSGVLKAIEFPGGTIEENRAAHPRVQVKKVLVLGSGGLSIGQAGEFDYSGSQAIKALKEEGIYTVLINPNIATIQTSKGLADKVYFLPVTPEFVRKVIKYERPDAIYVTFGGQTALNVGIEMKDEFEGLGVKVLGTPIDTVITTEDRELFARSMEEIGEKCAKSATASSKEEALAVVEEIGYPVIVRAAYALGGLGSGFADNEAELIELCNKAFAGSPQILVERSMKGWKEIEYEVVRDAFDNCITVCNMENFDPLGIHTGDSIVVAPSQTLSDEDYNMLRTTAVNVIRHLGVVGECNIQYALNPFSKEYCIIEVNARLSRSSALASKATGYPLAFIAAKLGLNIPLNEIRNSVTQVTCACFEPSLDYVVVKIPRWDLKKFTRVSTLLSSAMKSVGEVMSIGRTFEEAIQKAIRSTDYQNLGFNETEALMSIDIDSELQTPSDQRLFAIANALHSGYTVDKIWELTNIDKWFLNKLDGLVKFAKGLTKYNNSNLPVNIMREAKQLGFDDRQIAKYTGSNELAVRLKRVEAGVTPFVKQIDTVAAEFPAFTNYLYMTYNADSHDLTFDDHGTMVLGSGVYRIGSSVEFDWCAVRAVRTLREQGAKTIMVNYNPETVSTDYDEADRLYFEVINMERILDIYELERSSGVVISMGGQTSNNIALQLYRQNVNILGTSPEMIDSAENRYKFSRMLDTIEVDQPAWKELTSIDEAEAFAEKVSYPVLVRPSYVLSGAAMNTVYTRDDLASYLNQAVEVSRDYPVVITKYIENAKEIEMDAVAKDGKLIMHVVSEHVENAGVHSGDATLIVPPQDLDPETVRRIVVATAKIGKALQVTGPFNIQFIAKDNEIKVIECNVRASRSFPFVSKVTGVDLIEMATKAICGFPVSPYPLEELPQDFVAVKVPQFSFSRLSGADPILGVEMASTGEVATFGKNKYEAYLKALLATGFKLPKKNILLSVGSYKEKVELMPSIKRLHELGFKLFATAGTADFIQEHGVPVQYLDVLNEGADEEKSEYSLTQHLANNMIDLYINLPSSNRFRRPANYMSKGYRTRRLAVDYAVPLVTNVKNAKLLTEALARNMTLDVSATDFQSSHNTVTLPGLVNVAGVVPDIAIAGSSDIADFTKVSLRSGFTFSRLLPMGVSESIIDLASLQTAQANAEGHSFTDYNLSVAATAHNANEVGKVTGKVGSLVLPFSKLGDNTTKVAAISEHFGAWPANKPIVTDATTTDLASILLLASLHNRPIHVTGVVDKNDIVLVAMAKERGLAVTCDVSVFALFFAREDYPEAHSLPTQEDQDALWANLATIDCFSVGILPSQMAKELGQPVVAGLGVAETLPLLLSAVADKRLTVEDIEARLYTNPVRIFELVEQPDTSIVVNLGRKYTFKSKGLWSPMAGKPATGSVERVIVGGQTVVLEGDLNGASTGKAISIHPQAAPVEAAPATQEMVHSPTTPRMARFSFSSDVRPFANNHVESSVVGAIPPEVSAPSILNKLRRNPFLGQHILSVNQFSKENLHDIFALANELRQAVKRVGVLDILKGRLLTTLFYEPSTRTATSFDAAMQRLGGRVIAVNVDASSYKKGETLQDTLRSVACYSDAIALRHPDPESANIAGRFSPVPVINGGNGSVEHPTQALLDMYTIREEVGTLNGTTITFMGDLRYGRTVHSLVRLLTHYKVNIRLVCPPELTLPDELKTLLKSQGKLDLESATLTPEIVSTTDVLYCTRVQKERFTNEKEFEAIKESYLVDNKVLKDAKPHMCVMHPLPRNAEINPEVDFDARAAYFRQMRHGLFVRMALLAMVMGPVQ, translated from the coding sequence atGACCCCCTCGCTTCCCATCTTCCCCCCCCTCAACCCCGAGGACAAGCTCATGACCCTGGAGCTTCAAGACGGCACTGCCGTTCAGGGTTACTCTTTCGGAGCCGACAAGCCTGTGGCGGGCGAGCTCGTGTTCCAAACCGGTATGGTGGGCTATCCCGAGTCCATCACCGATCCCTCCTACCAGGGTCAGATTCTGATTGTCACCTTCCCCCTGGTCGGCAACTACGGTGTCCCCTCTCGAGAGGCCGTGGACGAAGTGGTCAAGGGCCTCCCCAAGCACTTTGAGAGCAACAAGATCCATGTGGCGGGTCTTGTTGTTGCCTCGTACACCGAGGAGTACTCGCACTTCCTGGCCGAATCTTCTCTCGGTGCCTggctcaaggagcaggacaTTCCTGCCATCTACGGCGTCGACACCCGACGAATGACCAAGCACATCCGAGAGGAGGGTTCCATGCTCGGACGACTGTGCATTGACAACGCGGTCCCTGAGTGGGTCGACCCTAACAAGCTCAACCTGGTCGCCGAGGTTTCCATCAAGGAGCCCAAGCTCTACACCCCTCCTGCTGACCGAGCTATTCACGTCAACGGCAAGCCTGTTCGAATCCTGGCTGTCGACGTTGGTATGAAGTACAACCAGATCCGATGCTTTGTCAACCGAGGCGTCGAGCTTCTGGTCGTCCCTTACAACTACGACTTCCTCAACGAGGAGTACGACGgtctcttcctctccaACGGTCCCGGAGATCCCTCCGTGCTCAAGGAAACCGCCGCTCGAATCGCCAAGGCCgtcgaggccaagaagacccCCATCTTTGGTATCTGTCTTGGTCACCAGCTGCTTTCTCGATCTACCGGCGCCACCACTCTCAAGATGAAGTTCGGTAACCGAGGACACAACATTCCCTGCACCAACTTGCTGTCTGGTCGATGCTACATCACCTCGCAGAACCACGGTTACGCTGTGGACGCCAAGTCTCTGACTGGCGGCTGGGAGGAGCTTTttgtcaactccaacgacgGCTCCAACGAGGGTATCTATCACAAGGACctgcccttcttctcggtgCAGTTCCACCCCGAGTCCACCCCCGGTCCCCGAGACACCGAGTTCCTGTTTGACGTTTTCATCAAGGCTGTCGTCGAGCACAAGACCTCTGGTGTTCTCAAGGCCATCGAGTTCCCCGGTGGCACCATTGAGGAGAACCGAGCCGCTCACCCCCGAGTGcaggtcaagaaggtgctTGTTTTGGGCTCTGGAGGTCTCTCCATTGGCCAGGCTGGTGAGTTCGACTACTCCGGTTCTCAGGCCatcaaggctctcaaggaggagggcatCTACACCGTGCTtatcaaccccaacattGCCACCATCCAAACCTCCAAGGGTCTGGCCGACAAGGTGTACTTCCTGCCTGTGACCCCCGAGTTTGTGCGAAAGGTGATCAAGTACGAGCGCCCCGACGCCATCTACGTCACCTTTGGTGGCCAGACCGCTCTCAACGTTGGTATCGAGATGAAggacgagtttgagggTCTCGGTGTCAAGGTGCTCGGTACCCCCATCGACAccgtcatcaccaccgaggACCGAGAGCTGTTTGCCCGATccatggaggagattggcgAGAAGTGCGCCAAGTCGGCCACTGCTTCTTCCAAGGAAGAGGCTCTTGCTGTCGTTGAGGAGATTGGCTACCCTGTTATCGTTCGAGCTGCCTACGCTCTTGGTGGTCTAGGTTCCGGTTTTGCCGACAACGAAGCCGAGCTGATCGAGCTGTGTAACAAGGCGTTTGCCGGCTCACCTCAGATCCTGGTCGAGCGATCCATGAAGGGCTGgaaggagattgagtaCGAGGTTGTTCGAGATGCCTTTGACAACTGTATCACTGTGTGTAACATGGAGAACTTCGACCCTCTCGGTATCCACACTGGTGACTCCATCGTCGTGGCCCCCTCTCAGACCCTGTCTGATGAGGACTACAACATGCTGCGAACCACCGCTGTCAACGTCATCCGACATCTCGGTGTGGTTGGTGAGTGTAACATCCAGTACGCCCTCAACCCCTTCAGCAAGGAGTATTGCATCATTGAGGTCAACGCCCGTCTGTCTCGATCTTCTGCCCTGGCTTCCAAGGCCACCGGCTACCCCCTGGCATTCATCGCTGCCAAGCTTGGTCTCAACATTCCCCTGAACGAGATTCGAAACTCCGTCACCCAGGTCACCTGTGCCTGTTTCGAGCCCTCTCTGGATTATGTTGTTGTCAAGATTCCTCGATGGGATCTCAAGAAGTTCACCCGTGTGTCTACTCTGCTGTCTTCCGCCATGAAGTCCGTCGGAGAGGTCATGTCTATCGGTCGAACCTTTGAGGAGGCCATCCAGAAGGCCATCCGGTCCACTGACTACCAGAACCTGGGTTTCAACGAGACCGAGGCTCTCATGTCGATCGACATTGACTCCGAGCTGCAGACTCCTTCTGATCAGCGACTGTTCGCAATTGCCAACGCTCTGCACTCTGGTTACACCGTGGACAAGATCTGGGAGCTCACCAACATCGACAAGTGGTTCCTTAACAAGCTGGACGGTCTGGTCAAGTTCGCCAAGGGCCTGACCAAGtacaacaactccaacctGCCTGTCAACATCATGCGAGaggccaagcagctgggTTTCGACGATCGACAGATTGCCAAGTACACCGGCTCCAACGAGCTGGCTGTGCGTCTCAAGCGAGTCGAGGCTGGTGTCACCCCTTTCGTCAAGCAGATTGATACCGTTGCTGCTGAGTTCCCCGCCTTCACCAACTACCTTTACATGACCTACAACGCTGACTCCCACGATCTGACCTTTGACGATCACGGCACCATGGTCCTTGGTTCTGGTGTCTACCGAATCGGCTCTTCCGTCGAGTTTGACTGGTGTGCTGTTCGAGCCGTCCGAACTCTTCGAGAACAGGGCGCCAAAACCATCATGGTCAACTACAACCCCGAGACTGTGTCTACCGACTACGACGAGGCCGACCGACTCTACTTTGAGGTCATCAACATGGAGCGAATCCTCGACATTTACGAGCTGGAGCGATCCTCCGGTgtcgtcatctccatggGTGGTCagacctccaacaacatTGCTCTGCAGCTGTACCGACAGAACGTCAACATTCTCGGTACTTCTCCTGAGATGATCGACTCTGCCGAGAACAGATACAAGTTCTCCCGAATGCTGGACACCATTGAGGTTGACCAGCCTGCCTGGAAGGAGTTGACCTCCAtcgacgaggccgaggcctTTGCCGAGAAGGTCTCTTACCCTGTGCTTGTGCGACCTTCTTACGTGCTTTCTGGTGCCGCCATGAACACCGTCTACACCCGAGACGATCTGGCCTCTTACCTCAACCAGGCTGTCGAAGTGTCTCGAGACTACCCTGTCGTCATCACCAAGTACATTGAGaacgccaaggagattgagatgGACGCTGTTGCCAAGGACGGTAAGCTCATCATGCACGTTGTTTCCGAGCACGTTGAGAACGCTGGTGTGCACTCTGGAGATGCCACTCTGATTGTGCCTCCCCAGGATCTCGATCCCGAGACTGTCCGACGTATTGTCGTGGCCACCGCCAAGATTGGTAAGGCTCTGCAGGTGACTGGTCCCTTCAACATTCAGTTCATTGCCAAGGACAACGAAATCAAGGTCATTGAGTGCAACGTGCGAGCCTCTCGATCTTTCCCCTTCGTGTCCAAGGTGACCGGTGTTGATCTCATTGAGATGGCCACCAAGGCTATCTGCGGTTTCCCAGTCTCTCCTTACCccctggaggagctcccCCAGGACTTTGTCGCCGTGAAGGTACCCCagttctccttctctcgacTGTCTGGAGCTGACCCCATCCTCGGTGTCGAGATGGCCTCCACTGGTGAGGTTGCTACCTTTGGCAAGAACAAGTACGAAGCCTACCTCAAGGCTCTGCTTGCCACTGGCTTCAAGctgcccaagaagaacattCTTCTGTCCGTTGGTTCTTACAAGGAGAAGGTTGAGCTGATGCCCTCCATCAAGCGACTCCACGAGCTCGGCTTCAAGCTGTTTGCCACTGCCGGTACAGCCGACTTCATCCAGGAGCACGGCGTTCCCGTCCAGTACCTCGATGTCCTCAACGAGGGTGctgacgaggagaagtcTGAGTACTCGCTGACTCAGCACCTGGCCAACAACATGATCGACCTATACATCAACCTGCCCTCTTCCAACCGGTTCCGACGACCCGCCAACTACATGTCCAAGGGTTACCGAACTCGACGTCTGGCTGTTGACTACGCCGTTCCTCTGGTGACCAACGTCAAGAACGCCAAGTTGCTGAccgaggctctggctcGAAACATGACTCTGGACGTGTCCGCCACCGACTTCCAGTCGTCTCACAACACTGTGACTCTTCCTGGTCTGGTCAACGTGGCCGGTGTGGTTCCCGACATTGCCATTGCTGGCTCTTCCGACATTGCCGACTTCACCAAGGTGTCTCTGCGATCTGGCTTCACCTTCTCTCGACTGCTCCCCATGGGCGTGTCCGAGTCCATCATCGATCTGGCTTCGCTTCAGACTGCTCAGGCTAACGCCGAGGGCCACTCCTTCACAGACTATAACCTTTCTGTGGCTGCCACTGCTCACAATGCCAACGAGGTTGGTAAGGTGACCGGCAAGGTTGGTTCTCTGGTGCTGCCCTTCAGCAAGCTGGGcgacaacaccaccaaggtgGCTGCCATCTCGGAGCACTTTGGCGCCTGGCCCGCCAACAAGCCCATTGTCACTGacgccaccaccaccgaccTGGCCtccattctgctgctggcttCCCTGCACAACCGGCccatccacgtgaccggcGTTGTTGACAAGAACGACATTGTGCTGGTTgccatggccaaggagcgAGGTCTGGCTGTCACCTGTGACGTGTCCGTCTTTGCCCTCTTCTTTGCCCGAGAGGACTACCCCGAGGCCCACTCTCTGCCCACCCAGGAGGACCAGGATGCTCTGTGGGCCAACCTTGCCACCATCGACTGCTTCTCCGTCGGCATTCTGCCTTCTcagatggccaaggagctcggCCAGCCCGTTGTCGCTGGTCTTGGTGTTGCCGAGACcctgcctctgctgctctctgCCGTGGCTGACAAGCGTCTCACCGTCGAGGACATTGAGGCTCGGCTCTACACCAACCCCGTTCGAATCTtcgagctggtggagcaGCCCGACACCTCCATTGTCGTCAACCTCGGCCGAAAGTACACTTTCAAGTCCAAGGGTCTGTGGTCTCCCATGGCCGGCAAGCCTGCCACTGGCTCCGTTGAGCGAGTCATTGTCGGCGGACAGACTGTTGTCCTTGAGGGTGACCTCAACGGTGCTTCCACCGGCAAGgccatctccatccaccCCCAGGCTGCTCCCGTTGAGGCTGCTCCTGCCACCCAGGAGATGGTGCActcccccaccaccccccGAATGGCCCGATTCTCATTCTCCTCCGACGTTCGACCCTTCGCTAACAACCACGTTGAGTCGTCTGTTGTCGGTGCCATCCCCCCCGAGGTTTCCGCTCCTTCCAttctcaacaagctgcGACGAAACCCCTTCCTTGGTCAGCACATTCTCTCTGTCAACCAGTTCTCCAAGGAGAACCTGCACGACATTTTTGCTCTGGCCAACGAGCTGCGACAGGCTGTCAAGCGAGTCGGTGTTCTGGACATCCTCAAGGGTCGTCTGCTGACCACCCTCTTCTACGAGCCTTCCACCCGAACCGCCACTTCCTTTGATGCCGCCATGCAGCGACTTGGAGGCCGTGTCATTGCCGTCAACGTCGACGCCTCCTCCTACAAGAAGGGCGAGACCCTGCAGGACACTCTCCGATCTGTTGCTTGCTACTCGGACGCCATCGCTCTGCGACACCCCGACCCCGAGTCTGCCAACATCGCCGGCCGATTCTCTCCTGTCCCCGTCATCAACGGTGGCAATGGATCCGTCGAGCACCCCACCCAGGCTCTTCTCGACATGTACACCATCCGAGAGGAGGTTGGTACTCTCAACGgcaccaccatcaccttCATGGGTGATCTGCGGTACGGCCGAACCGTGCACTCTCTGGTGCGTCTGCTGACCCACTACAAGGTCAACATTCGACTGGTGTGTCCCCCCGAGCTCACTCTGCccgacgagctcaagactCTTCTCAAGTCTCAGGGCAAGCTCGATCTTGAGTCCGCCACGCTCACCCCCGAGATTGTCTCCACGACTGATGTTCTCTACTGCACTCGAGTACAGAAGGAGCGATTCACTAACgagaaggagtttgaggccatcaaggagtCGTACTTGGTCGACAacaaggtgctcaaggacgccaagCCCCACATGTGTGTCATGCATCCTCTGCCTCGAAATGCCGAAATCAACCCCGAGGTCGACTTTGATGCCCGAGCCGCCTACTTCCGACAGATGCGACACGGACTCTTTGTCCGAATGGCTCTGCTCGCCATGGTCATGGGTCCTGTTCAGTAA
- a CDS encoding uncharacterized protein (Compare to YALI0E09515g, no similarity): MLYWICTQLVTNQSVSNQQRHLTNISPVQIETERLAAFFLGVLLTQGPNGKRIFRRESEMKNTEMFSAITKQKICDFPSLSLCGRRSMVLKWCLGSDHGSGNDDLQLQLQYSTQ, from the coding sequence ATGCTCTACTGGATTTGCACGCAACTTGTCACCAACCAATCCGTCTCTAACCAGCAACGGCACCTAACCAATATTTCACCCGTCCAAATCGAGACTGAGAGACTTGCAGCGTTTTTCCTCGGAGTTTTATTAACGCAAGGACCAAACGGGAAGCGGATATTTCGCCGAGAGAGCGAGATGAAGAATACTGAGATGTTTTCGGCCATTACGAAACAGAAAATATGCGATTTCCCGAGTCTCAGCCTTTGTGGACGTCGTTCCATGGTTCTAAAGTGGTGTCTAGGTTCTGATCATGGGTCCGGCAATGATGatctacaactacaactacagtacagtacgcaGTAA